A genomic window from Terrisporobacter glycolicus ATCC 14880 = DSM 1288 includes:
- a CDS encoding EutN/CcmL family microcompartment protein yields MKLAKVIGTVVATRKEESLVGCKLMIIRRVNGTSEYIDSEEIAVDFVGAGIGDIVLIAQGSSVRVDPKRKESIIDMAIIGIIDAIDI; encoded by the coding sequence ATGAAATTGGCAAAAGTTATAGGAACTGTTGTAGCGACTAGAAAAGAAGAGTCACTAGTTGGGTGTAAGTTAATGATAATTAGGCGAGTTAATGGTACGAGTGAATATATAGATAGTGAAGAAATTGCTGTAGATTTTGTGGGAGCAGGAATAGGAGATATTGTTCTAATTGCTCAAGGATCATCAGTCCGTGTGGATCCAAAAAGAAAAGAATCCATAATTGACATGGCAATTATAGGAATTATTGATGCTATAGATATTTAG
- a CDS encoding BMC domain-containing protein, with protein MSNEALGMVETKGLVGAIEAADAMTKAANVNLIGYEKIGSGLVTVMVRGDVGAVKASVDAGTAAANAIGEVVSTHVIPRPHTDVEKILPKSL; from the coding sequence ATGTCAAATGAAGCATTAGGAATGGTGGAAACAAAAGGATTAGTAGGCGCTATAGAAGCAGCAGATGCAATGACAAAAGCAGCAAATGTAAATTTAATAGGATACGAAAAAATAGGTTCTGGATTAGTAACTGTGATGGTTAGGGGAGATGTTGGAGCTGTTAAAGCATCAGTAGATGCAGGTACTGCAGCAGCAAATGCTATTGGAGAAGTAGTTTCTACTCATGTAATACCAAGACCACACACAGATGTTGAAAAAATACTACCAAAATCTTTATAA
- a CDS encoding aldehyde dehydrogenase, which translates to MKSGIYESVCDAVFVSKKAFERYTEFTLNERQEIIEAIKKALRPLVNDLARITVAETSMGNINDKAKKISLAIDKTPGIENLTTEVSTGDHGMTLYEISPYGVTCAVQPCTNPCATLINNTIALLSAGNSVIHCPHPRAMKVSQLVTELINKAILEVCGIHNLVVTLDESLIKYTQELMSHPDVDLVVFTGGSTGLQKALSSQKKVIAAGPANPVAIVDETADIRKAANDIFLGASFDNNLMCTSEKSVVLVEDIADKFVEEIKRNEVYFITSKIEKEKLLNTIITEEGNINKKLEGKDANLILHKSGIKVDETIKLIVFEDSSYSDVVVKEIFMPILPIVRAKNFDEALETAMEIEQGFKHTSSMFSGSIEHLNRAAKKMQTSIFVKNGPSYFGIGFDEEGDTTFTIANVTGEGSTTSKNFGRKRRCILTTGFSIR; encoded by the coding sequence ATGAAAAGTGGTATTTATGAAAGTGTTTGTGATGCAGTTTTTGTATCAAAGAAAGCATTTGAGAGATATACAGAATTTACATTAAATGAGCGACAAGAAATTATTGAGGCTATTAAAAAAGCTCTTCGTCCCTTGGTTAATGATTTAGCTAGGATAACTGTTGCTGAAACTAGTATGGGGAATATAAATGATAAAGCTAAGAAGATTTCTCTTGCTATTGACAAAACACCTGGAATTGAGAATTTAACTACAGAAGTAAGTACAGGAGATCATGGTATGACATTGTACGAAATTTCACCATATGGAGTTACTTGTGCAGTACAGCCATGTACAAATCCATGTGCAACTTTAATAAACAATACAATTGCTTTATTATCAGCAGGCAATTCTGTTATTCATTGTCCTCATCCAAGAGCAATGAAAGTATCACAACTAGTAACTGAATTAATAAATAAAGCTATTTTAGAAGTTTGCGGTATTCACAACCTAGTAGTGACCTTAGATGAAAGTCTTATAAAATATACACAAGAATTAATGAGCCATCCAGATGTAGATCTAGTAGTTTTTACAGGTGGAAGCACTGGATTACAAAAGGCTTTAAGTTCTCAGAAAAAAGTTATAGCTGCAGGACCTGCAAATCCAGTTGCTATAGTAGATGAAACAGCAGATATTAGAAAAGCTGCAAATGATATATTTTTAGGTGCATCTTTTGATAATAATCTTATGTGTACATCTGAGAAAAGTGTTGTTTTAGTTGAGGATATTGCTGATAAATTTGTAGAAGAAATTAAACGTAATGAAGTTTACTTTATTACTAGCAAAATAGAAAAAGAAAAATTATTAAATACGATTATAACTGAAGAGGGTAATATAAATAAAAAATTAGAAGGTAAAGATGCGAATCTAATCTTACATAAATCGGGCATAAAAGTAGATGAAACTATAAAGTTAATTGTATTTGAAGATTCTTCTTATAGTGATGTTGTTGTAAAAGAAATATTCATGCCAATACTTCCAATTGTAAGAGCTAAAAATTTTGATGAAGCTTTAGAAACAGCTATGGAGATCGAGCAAGGCTTTAAGCATACATCAAGTATGTTCTCAGGATCCATTGAACATTTAAATAGAGCTGCTAAAAAAATGCAAACATCTATATTTGTGAAAAATGGACCTTCATATTTTGGAATAGGGTTTGATGAAGAAGGAGATACAACGTTCACAATAGCTAATGTTACAGGAGAAGGTTCAACAACTTCCAAAAATTTTGGAAGAAAAAGAAGATGTATATTAACAACAGGCTTTTCCATTCGTTAA
- the metK gene encoding methionine adenosyltransferase, producing the protein MNREEIRYYVTSESVTEGHPDKICDQISDGILDEYLKQDSKSHVAVEAMVSTDTLVIAGEVKSTAKVNIAEVARNIIRKIGYTTLNKGFDADSCLVLTNVHNQSSDISIGVKKSINEDKEIIGSGDQGIMYGYACDETKNYMPISCELANKLSFQLAKVRKVEGAYFLYPDGKTQVTMAYDSNDNPISIESIVISAQHSEKISNDLLRKFIIGSVINPIIDKKWLTQYTKIYINPTGRFVIGGPTGDTGLTGRKIMVDSYGTISRHGGGAFSGKDPTKVDRSGAYMARYVAKNIVASNIARRCEVSIAYAIGGIEPLAVTVNTFNTGIILDREIEEIVKEVFSFKVVDIIENLQLRKPQYLKTAAYGHFGRSDEDFVWEKTDKIYEIKRKLKNILI; encoded by the coding sequence ATGAATAGAGAAGAAATAAGATATTATGTAACATCAGAATCTGTTACAGAAGGTCATCCAGATAAGATTTGTGATCAAATATCAGATGGTATATTAGATGAATATTTAAAGCAGGATAGCAAATCTCATGTAGCTGTTGAAGCTATGGTATCTACAGATACATTAGTAATTGCTGGTGAAGTTAAATCCACTGCAAAAGTTAATATTGCTGAAGTAGCCAGAAATATTATTAGAAAGATAGGATATACAACGCTAAACAAGGGATTTGACGCCGATTCTTGTTTAGTTTTAACTAATGTACACAATCAATCATCAGATATATCAATAGGAGTTAAAAAATCTATTAATGAAGACAAAGAGATAATAGGAAGCGGTGACCAAGGAATAATGTATGGTTATGCTTGTGATGAAACTAAAAACTATATGCCTATTTCTTGTGAACTGGCTAATAAATTATCATTTCAACTTGCTAAAGTTAGAAAAGTTGAAGGAGCATACTTCTTATATCCTGATGGAAAAACACAGGTGACAATGGCTTATGATTCAAATGATAATCCTATAAGTATTGAAAGTATTGTTATTTCAGCTCAACATAGCGAAAAAATATCTAATGATTTGCTTAGAAAATTTATAATTGGATCTGTTATTAATCCTATTATAGATAAAAAATGGTTAACACAATATACGAAAATATATATTAATCCTACAGGTAGATTTGTAATTGGAGGACCAACAGGAGATACAGGTCTTACTGGAAGGAAAATAATGGTGGACTCTTATGGTACTATTTCTAGACATGGGGGAGGGGCGTTCTCAGGAAAGGACCCAACAAAAGTTGATCGTTCAGGAGCTTATATGGCAAGATATGTTGCTAAAAATATAGTAGCATCTAATATTGCCAGAAGGTGTGAAGTATCAATTGCCTATGCTATTGGAGGAATAGAACCTTTAGCTGTTACTGTAAACACATTTAATACAGGCATAATACTTGATAGAGAAATTGAAGAAATAGTTAAAGAGGTTTTCTCATTTAAAGTTGTAGATATAATAGAAAATCTTCAATTAAGAAAACCACAGTATTTGAAAACGGCAGCATATGGCCATTTTGGAAGAAGTGATGAGGATTTTGTTTGGGAGAAAACTGATAAAATTTATGAAATAAAAAGAAAATTAAAAAATATATTAATTTAA
- the pduL gene encoding phosphate propanoyltransferase, with translation MISEDSEILIKIITQKVIDKLKEYEKSRIPVGISNRHIHLSQKDLDVLFGEGYSLTKKVDLKQPGQFASNETVTIRGAKGEFKKVRILGPVREESQVEISRTDSFRLGLKALVRESGDLEGTSSIEIIGPKGVIKLPYGAIIALRHIHMTPEDGQIMGIKDKDTVEVQICGQRSGILGDVLVRVSPKYKLEMHVDMDEANAFDLKNNDYVIIKKQK, from the coding sequence ATGATTTCAGAAGATTCAGAAATATTAATAAAAATTATTACTCAGAAGGTAATAGACAAATTAAAAGAATATGAAAAATCAAGAATACCAGTAGGAATATCAAATAGACATATTCATTTATCACAAAAAGATTTAGATGTGTTATTTGGAGAAGGATATAGTCTTACAAAAAAAGTAGATTTAAAACAACCAGGTCAATTTGCTAGTAATGAAACGGTTACTATTAGAGGGGCAAAAGGTGAGTTTAAAAAGGTTCGCATTCTAGGACCTGTAAGAGAAGAAAGCCAAGTAGAAATTTCAAGAACTGATAGTTTTCGTCTTGGATTAAAAGCTTTAGTAAGAGAGTCAGGAGATTTAGAAGGAACGTCTAGTATAGAAATTATTGGACCTAAGGGAGTTATAAAACTTCCTTATGGAGCAATAATTGCGTTGCGTCATATTCACATGACACCGGAAGATGGGCAAATTATGGGAATTAAAGACAAGGATACTGTAGAAGTACAAATTTGTGGTCAACGATCAGGAATTTTAGGAGATGTACTTGTTAGAGTATCGCCTAAATATAAATTAGAAATGCATGTAGATATGGATGAAGCAAATGCATTTGATTTAAAAAATAATGATTATGTCATTATAAAAAAACAAAAGTAA